In Parasphingorhabdus halotolerans, a single window of DNA contains:
- a CDS encoding zinc-binding dehydrogenase: MGAANVVGIAGSDEKCALVKDAYGFDDCINYKQADWKERLAAAMPQGINVYHDNVGGELLDTALDNLANYGRVVLCGLASQYHADERPVGPNPGTYIVKRAKVMGLVVYDFAQEQDAVTKKIGEWIAEKKLHYVEDRVEGLDQAPILFEKLMRGENIGKCVVAVAPETI; encoded by the coding sequence ATGGGCGCGGCCAATGTTGTCGGTATCGCAGGTTCGGACGAAAAATGTGCTCTGGTGAAGGACGCATACGGTTTTGATGATTGCATCAATTACAAACAAGCAGACTGGAAGGAACGGCTGGCAGCGGCCATGCCTCAGGGTATTAATGTCTATCATGACAATGTCGGCGGTGAACTGCTCGATACCGCGCTCGATAATCTGGCCAATTATGGCCGCGTCGTGCTTTGCGGGTTGGCCTCGCAATATCATGCCGACGAGCGTCCCGTCGGTCCCAATCCGGGAACCTATATCGTTAAGCGCGCCAAAGTCATGGGCCTTGTGGTTTATGATTTTGCGCAGGAGCAAGATGCGGTGACCAAAAAAATCGGCGAATGGATTGCGGAGAAGAAACTCCATTATGTCGAAGATCGCGTGGAAGGTCTCGACCAAGCTCCCATCCTGTTCGAAAAATTGATGCGCGGCGAGAATATTGGCAAATGCGTGGTTGCCGTCGCACCGGAGACTATCTGA
- a CDS encoding class I SAM-dependent methyltransferase, which translates to MPKNIGPETDSAEHLLAAKIDKNGPITLGEYMGIANTAYYASKDPLGEAGDFITAPEISQMFGEMIGIWLADIWLRKGAPSHCHYVELGPGRGTLADDAFRAMAKFGCDPEVHFVETSPVLKAKQAELHAHASWHDTVDTLPEDGPLLIVANEFFDALPIEQFVSTQAGWRRNMVARERNKFIAIAGTQTVADKISVKNEFPIGTILESSPASIDILSTLGNRLAKQGGVLLLIDYGYDEPGTGSTLQAVKDHLPISPFESPGRSDLTAHVNFLELANVARTRLLNVHGPTGQGQWLKAIGIDHRAKSLAQAVPKEAETIEAALHRLTHFDEMGRLFRAMAMTSMDWPEPEGFGYADDESA; encoded by the coding sequence TTGCCTAAAAACATAGGGCCTGAAACCGATTCTGCCGAACATTTGCTAGCCGCGAAAATTGACAAAAATGGGCCAATCACGCTCGGCGAATATATGGGTATCGCCAATACGGCCTATTATGCCAGCAAAGATCCGCTTGGGGAAGCAGGCGACTTTATAACAGCGCCCGAAATCAGCCAGATGTTTGGCGAGATGATCGGGATATGGCTCGCCGATATCTGGTTGCGTAAAGGTGCGCCGAGTCACTGTCATTATGTTGAGCTTGGCCCTGGTCGGGGCACGCTCGCCGATGACGCCTTTCGTGCCATGGCAAAATTCGGCTGCGATCCGGAAGTTCATTTTGTTGAAACCAGCCCCGTTCTCAAAGCCAAACAGGCGGAATTGCACGCGCATGCATCTTGGCATGATACCGTGGACACATTGCCGGAAGACGGGCCGCTGCTGATCGTCGCCAACGAGTTTTTTGACGCGCTACCTATCGAGCAATTTGTCTCCACGCAGGCCGGTTGGCGGCGAAACATGGTCGCACGCGAACGCAATAAGTTCATCGCCATTGCCGGCACGCAAACCGTTGCCGATAAAATTTCCGTCAAAAACGAATTTCCGATCGGAACGATATTGGAAAGCTCACCCGCGAGTATTGATATCTTGAGTACGCTGGGCAACCGCCTAGCCAAACAAGGCGGTGTTTTGCTGTTGATCGACTATGGCTATGATGAGCCGGGCACTGGCAGCACGTTGCAAGCGGTTAAAGACCATCTGCCGATCAGTCCTTTTGAAAGCCCCGGCAGATCCGATCTCACCGCACATGTCAATTTTCTTGAACTCGCAAATGTCGCGCGGACCCGTTTGCTCAATGTTCACGGGCCGACTGGTCAGGGACAATGGCTCAAAGCAATCGGCATTGATCATCGCGCAAAATCGCTGGCCCAAGCCGTGCCTAAAGAAGCGGAAACAATTGAAGCAGCGTTGCACCGCCTTACTCATTTTGATGAAATGGGCCGCTTATTTCGGGCCATGGCCATGACCTCAATGGACTGGCCGGAACCGGAGGGTTTTGGCTACGCCGATGATGAGAGCGCGTAA
- the lgt gene encoding prolipoprotein diacylglyceryl transferase: MIDIILANAAQFTRFEELGLSPTALDLGFFQLKWYSLAYLAGILIGYWYLTKLIAQPGAPMARRHADDFIFWATLGIIIGGRLGYIVFYNPSILANPLDIFKVWQGGMSLHGGTLGVIIAIWWLTRKEKINFLRFCDYVACVIPFGLFFGRLANFVNGELWGRATDVSWAVVFPMGGEVARHPSQLYEAGLEGVLMFAVLWFLFWKTDARYKPGLLVGVAALDYGIARFIIEFFRQPDQQLQWLVEQSGLSMGQWLSLPMILLGLYLVFTAKGRRVRIEPVSGDTSVA; this comes from the coding sequence TTGATTGATATAATCTTGGCCAATGCGGCCCAATTTACGCGATTTGAGGAGCTGGGCCTGTCACCCACTGCCCTTGATCTCGGCTTTTTCCAGTTAAAATGGTATTCACTCGCATATCTGGCGGGCATTTTGATCGGCTACTGGTATCTGACCAAGCTCATTGCGCAACCCGGAGCGCCAATGGCACGCCGCCACGCGGATGATTTTATCTTCTGGGCAACGCTCGGCATCATTATCGGCGGACGATTGGGTTACATAGTCTTCTATAACCCATCCATTCTCGCCAACCCGCTGGATATCTTCAAAGTCTGGCAGGGCGGCATGTCCTTGCATGGCGGAACCTTGGGCGTAATTATCGCTATTTGGTGGCTGACCCGCAAAGAGAAGATCAATTTCCTGCGGTTCTGCGACTATGTCGCTTGCGTAATCCCGTTCGGATTATTCTTCGGTCGCCTCGCAAACTTCGTCAACGGCGAGCTTTGGGGCCGTGCAACCGATGTATCATGGGCAGTGGTTTTTCCCATGGGTGGAGAAGTCGCCCGTCACCCCAGCCAGCTTTATGAAGCAGGCCTGGAAGGTGTTTTGATGTTCGCCGTACTCTGGTTCCTGTTCTGGAAAACAGACGCCAGATATAAACCGGGCCTGCTGGTCGGCGTTGCGGCCCTAGACTATGGAATCGCGCGGTTCATAATCGAGTTTTTCCGCCAACCGGATCAACAGCTGCAATGGCTGGTTGAACAATCGGGTTTGAGCATGGGTCAATGGCTATCATTACCCATGATCCTTCTCGGCCTTTATCTGGTATTCACCGCCAAAGGTCGCAGGGTTCGCATAGAGCCCGTATCCGGAGATACTAGCGTTGCCTAA
- a CDS encoding class I adenylate-forming enzyme family protein, whose protein sequence is MPSALDLKLRATLEAMTAPGQLLELDEIEKFGVKMPIFKQAPDNVADYMAYFSAQHSDKEFLVDGDIRLTFGETYAAARVLAGGLIEGHGVKPGDRIGIAARNSANWIILDMAITMAGGVCTKLNGWWQGDELADGIEDVSCSIVFADGQRGARLRELDRDFGAELIIFEHDVLPMEGLKACLEKGGSAETPLPKLGAEDLATILFTSGSTGRSKGAYSEHRAVVQGAMSFVGAFAVMVDIMEKAGGMPEGQPTALVCVPLFHVTASVPLVLVSYAIGRKLVMLNKWDAEEAMKLIEKEKVTYFVGVPLMSMEIYSHPKVKEYDLSSCVSMAAGGAPRPVEHVKRIKEGMGEKGFPIIGYGLTETNGVGCSNTNENYLERPNSTGRATPPIVEVQMLDDDGMPVPQGERGEVCIRTAANFSGYWNNEEATKAAFTKDGFFRSGDIGYLDEEGFLYIVDRKKEIIIRGGENISCQEVEAAIYGNTAIAEACIFGVEDERFGEVPALVYHVKQGQSLPQDALLDYLKGKLAPYKMPVHIWEYDEPLPKLGTAKIAKIVLAKKHREMLANTA, encoded by the coding sequence ATGCCATCTGCACTAGACCTAAAACTGCGAGCAACCCTTGAAGCTATGACGGCCCCCGGTCAGCTGCTTGAACTGGACGAGATTGAAAAATTCGGTGTGAAAATGCCGATCTTTAAACAGGCTCCGGACAATGTCGCCGACTATATGGCGTATTTTAGTGCGCAGCACAGCGACAAGGAATTTCTGGTCGATGGCGATATCCGCCTGACATTTGGTGAAACCTATGCCGCTGCACGGGTATTGGCCGGTGGTCTGATTGAAGGGCACGGCGTAAAACCGGGGGATCGCATCGGAATTGCGGCCCGGAATTCAGCCAATTGGATCATACTGGATATGGCGATCACAATGGCGGGCGGCGTCTGCACCAAATTAAACGGCTGGTGGCAGGGCGATGAACTCGCCGATGGCATCGAAGATGTCAGCTGCTCAATTGTCTTCGCCGATGGACAGCGTGGTGCGCGCCTAAGAGAACTGGATCGCGATTTCGGGGCCGAGCTCATCATTTTCGAGCATGATGTATTGCCGATGGAAGGTCTTAAAGCCTGTCTGGAAAAAGGTGGTAGTGCAGAAACACCGCTGCCGAAACTGGGCGCAGAAGACCTTGCAACCATATTATTTACTTCCGGTTCAACAGGCCGGTCGAAAGGCGCATATTCCGAGCACCGCGCCGTGGTGCAGGGCGCCATGAGTTTTGTAGGCGCCTTTGCAGTCATGGTTGATATTATGGAGAAAGCTGGCGGTATGCCAGAGGGTCAGCCCACCGCACTGGTCTGTGTTCCGTTGTTCCATGTTACAGCATCGGTGCCTCTGGTGCTGGTCAGTTATGCGATTGGCCGCAAGCTGGTGATGCTCAATAAATGGGATGCTGAAGAGGCAATGAAGCTGATTGAGAAAGAAAAGGTTACTTATTTCGTTGGTGTTCCTCTGATGAGCATGGAAATTTATTCGCATCCCAAGGTTAAGGAATATGACCTGTCCAGCTGTGTGTCCATGGCTGCCGGAGGCGCGCCGCGTCCGGTTGAACATGTTAAGCGGATCAAGGAAGGTATGGGTGAAAAAGGCTTCCCGATCATCGGCTATGGCCTGACCGAAACCAACGGCGTTGGCTGCTCCAACACCAATGAGAATTACCTGGAACGCCCGAACAGCACGGGTCGCGCCACTCCGCCAATTGTCGAAGTGCAGATGCTCGACGATGATGGCATGCCGGTTCCGCAGGGCGAACGCGGCGAGGTTTGTATTCGCACGGCGGCTAATTTCAGCGGTTACTGGAACAATGAGGAAGCGACCAAAGCGGCATTTACTAAAGATGGCTTTTTCCGCTCGGGTGATATCGGCTATCTCGACGAAGAGGGCTTTCTCTATATCGTCGACCGCAAAAAAGAGATCATCATTCGCGGCGGTGAGAATATCAGCTGTCAGGAAGTGGAAGCGGCTATTTACGGCAATACCGCTATCGCCGAAGCCTGTATTTTCGGCGTGGAAGACGAGCGTTTTGGCGAAGTACCAGCGTTGGTATATCATGTGAAGCAAGGCCAGAGTCTGCCGCAAGATGCGCTATTGGATTATCTCAAAGGAAAACTGGCGCCGTACAAGATGCCCGTTCATATCTGGGAATATGACGAGCCATTACCTAAATTGGGCACGGCGAAAATAGCAAAGATAGTTTTGGCCAAAAAGCACCGTGAAATGCTGGCCAATACTGCATGA
- a CDS encoding [protein-PII] uridylyltransferase, producing MNIKANIPEPAPEPEKRVSRQRDIIDRRALTEEIDRLFAEHGVAKARAQILALLQGALNQGREEIGKRLVENPSAGHDAAAAQSFLVDQLIRIIHDIAVKYQYPVSNPSSGERIALMAVGGYGRGEMAPHSDVDIAFITPSKQTSWTEQIVEAMLYWLWDLGLKVGQSSRSIDEMVHMAKDDLSIRTALLEGRYVWGDTGVYEEAKLRFFSDVVEGTHRTFVSEKLAERDSRHHKMGDSRYVVEPNVKEGKGGLRDLQTLYWIGKYIHRVASAEDLIEVGLLTRGEFLRFRKAANFLWAVRCHMHDITGRAEDRLTFDLQPEVARRMRFADRKGKSSVERFMQYYFLNAKVVGNLTGVFLAHLDETHNAGVRRFIPNIIRRPKKLKGFILDRGRLALPDEKFFEKDPIRLIEIFQLADKYELEIHPMAMRAARRDAKFIDNNIRKNKRANKLFMEVLCSPRDPELVLRWMNEASIFGRFVPDFGRVVAQMQFDMYHHYTVDEHSIRAIGLLAKIGSGELVDDHPNSTETMKKLKNRRVLFVATLLHDIAKGRGGDHSILGAEVAMKLCPRLGLEPYETELVAWLVRSHLLMSAMAFKRDLSDYKTIQDFVSQVKSMERLRLLTVLTVVDIRAVGPGVWNSWKRQLLTDLFESAEEMLLLGHKQRGRKERIDQKKTILAEALDLSKAQFDKLAKRLNDPYWIAEQSDIIEQNARLMIAAGEDNLAISAEAYPERGATLVTIYAADHPGLFFRIAGGIHVAGGNIIDARIHTTRDGMALDNFLVQDQKGRAFSEASQLERLKQAVEDALANRAKLAPKLEARPLAHSRADAFKITPMALVDNEASNRFTVIEVNAQDRPALLNALAYALFESKVTVHSAHISTYGERAVDTFYITDLLGSKIESKARLNSLKKKLTVAATFQPVGKEAA from the coding sequence ATGAATATAAAGGCAAATATTCCGGAGCCGGCACCCGAACCTGAAAAACGGGTTAGTCGGCAAAGGGATATTATTGATCGGCGCGCGCTGACGGAAGAAATTGATCGGCTGTTCGCCGAACATGGCGTGGCCAAAGCCCGTGCACAGATATTGGCATTGTTGCAGGGCGCTTTAAACCAAGGCCGGGAGGAAATCGGCAAAAGGCTTGTCGAAAACCCTTCGGCTGGCCATGACGCGGCTGCGGCGCAGTCTTTTCTGGTCGATCAACTGATCCGGATCATTCACGATATTGCGGTTAAATATCAATATCCGGTCAGCAATCCGTCGTCCGGTGAACGCATCGCACTGATGGCCGTCGGCGGCTATGGGCGGGGCGAAATGGCACCGCATAGCGATGTCGATATCGCCTTTATCACGCCCTCGAAACAAACCAGTTGGACCGAGCAGATCGTCGAAGCGATGCTCTATTGGCTTTGGGATTTGGGCCTGAAAGTCGGACAAAGTAGCCGTTCCATCGACGAGATGGTGCATATGGCAAAAGATGATCTCTCTATCCGTACGGCTTTGCTGGAAGGGCGATATGTCTGGGGTGACACCGGCGTTTATGAAGAGGCGAAGCTTCGATTTTTCAGTGATGTGGTTGAGGGTACTCATCGGACTTTTGTGTCCGAAAAACTGGCGGAACGAGACTCTCGCCATCACAAAATGGGTGATAGTCGCTACGTCGTCGAACCAAATGTCAAAGAAGGCAAAGGCGGCCTGCGTGATCTGCAGACGCTCTACTGGATTGGCAAATATATTCATCGCGTCGCATCCGCCGAAGACCTGATCGAGGTTGGATTGCTGACACGCGGCGAATTTCTAAGGTTTCGCAAGGCCGCGAATTTTCTTTGGGCCGTGCGCTGCCATATGCACGATATTACTGGCCGCGCGGAAGATCGATTGACTTTTGACTTGCAACCAGAGGTTGCGCGCCGGATGCGCTTTGCAGACCGTAAGGGTAAATCCTCGGTCGAGCGCTTCATGCAATATTATTTCCTGAACGCGAAAGTCGTTGGCAATCTGACCGGCGTGTTTCTCGCGCATCTTGATGAAACCCATAACGCCGGGGTCCGGCGGTTCATTCCAAATATTATACGCCGGCCAAAAAAGCTGAAAGGCTTTATACTGGATCGTGGGCGGCTGGCACTGCCAGACGAGAAATTCTTTGAAAAAGACCCGATCAGGTTGATTGAGATATTCCAGCTCGCTGACAAATATGAGCTGGAAATTCACCCAATGGCTATGCGAGCCGCGCGGAGGGATGCTAAGTTCATTGACAACAATATCCGCAAAAACAAGCGCGCCAACAAACTGTTCATGGAAGTATTATGCTCGCCGCGTGATCCCGAACTGGTGCTCCGCTGGATGAATGAAGCATCAATATTTGGCCGGTTTGTTCCTGATTTTGGTCGCGTTGTCGCGCAGATGCAATTTGATATGTATCACCACTACACGGTGGACGAGCATAGTATCAGGGCAATTGGTCTGTTAGCGAAAATCGGCAGCGGCGAATTGGTTGACGACCATCCCAACTCCACCGAGACAATGAAAAAACTCAAAAACCGGCGTGTGCTTTTTGTCGCGACACTGCTCCATGATATCGCGAAGGGGCGCGGGGGTGATCACAGTATTTTAGGCGCAGAAGTGGCGATGAAGCTCTGTCCGAGATTGGGTCTGGAACCCTATGAGACGGAACTGGTCGCTTGGCTTGTTCGTTCGCATTTGTTGATGTCGGCGATGGCCTTCAAACGCGATCTTTCAGATTACAAGACCATCCAGGATTTTGTCAGCCAAGTAAAAAGCATGGAACGACTTCGGCTGCTAACGGTGTTAACCGTCGTAGACATTCGCGCCGTTGGCCCAGGTGTCTGGAACAGCTGGAAGCGGCAATTGCTAACCGACTTGTTTGAGTCGGCGGAAGAAATGCTGTTGCTTGGCCATAAACAGCGTGGCCGCAAAGAACGCATTGACCAGAAAAAGACGATATTGGCCGAAGCACTGGATTTGTCCAAAGCGCAATTTGATAAACTCGCCAAGCGTCTGAATGACCCATATTGGATTGCCGAACAGAGTGACATCATCGAACAAAATGCAAGGTTGATGATCGCTGCAGGTGAGGATAATCTGGCGATTTCTGCCGAGGCCTATCCTGAGCGGGGTGCGACGCTGGTCACAATTTATGCCGCAGATCATCCGGGATTGTTTTTCCGGATTGCCGGCGGCATTCATGTAGCCGGCGGCAATATTATCGATGCCCGTATTCACACGACGCGTGATGGCATGGCGCTGGATAATTTTCTGGTGCAGGATCAAAAGGGCCGTGCTTTTTCGGAAGCCTCACAACTGGAGCGTTTGAAGCAGGCGGTGGAAGATGCGCTCGCCAATCGCGCAAAGCTAGCGCCGAAGCTCGAAGCGAGGCCCTTGGCTCATTCCCGGGCTGATGCGTTTAAAATTACGCCGATGGCGCTTGTTGATAATGAGGCCTCCAATCGTTTCACGGTTATCGAGGTCAATGCCCAAGATCGACCAGCGCTGTTAAACGCGCTGGCTTATGCGTTGTTTGAATCCAAAGTGACGGTCCATAGTGCGCATATTTCAACCTACGGAGAGCGGGCGGTTGATACATTCTACATCACCGATCTGTTGGGATCGAAGATCGAGAGCAAGGCTAGGCTCAATAGTTTGAAGAAAAAGCTGACCGTTGCCGCGACTTTTCAACCAGTAGGCAAGGAGGCCGCTTAG
- a CDS encoding YceD family protein, producing the protein MSDLAPPELSRIVKLSDLGEAPVNGEIIANADECTKLANRFDLPKVSSLVAEYELVSDGEKIKAYGLLKVQLTQFCAISGQPFPVNIREEFQIAFVKKQAEALTPEAEIELASEDCDVMEFQNAQIDIGEAVAQSLYLALDPYPRGPDAEKIAKQQGLKSEEEAGPFGALSALKDKLG; encoded by the coding sequence ATGAGTGATCTGGCACCACCCGAGCTATCGCGAATTGTCAAACTCTCCGATCTCGGCGAAGCACCCGTAAATGGCGAGATTATTGCCAACGCGGACGAGTGCACGAAATTGGCCAATCGCTTTGATCTACCAAAAGTCTCTTCGCTTGTGGCAGAATATGAATTGGTCTCCGACGGCGAGAAAATCAAAGCCTATGGCCTGTTAAAGGTACAGCTAACGCAATTTTGTGCGATAAGCGGTCAGCCGTTCCCCGTGAACATTCGGGAAGAATTTCAAATCGCCTTCGTTAAAAAACAAGCAGAAGCACTAACACCGGAAGCCGAGATTGAGCTGGCATCGGAAGATTGCGATGTCATGGAATTTCAAAACGCGCAAATCGATATCGGTGAGGCGGTCGCACAAAGTCTGTACCTCGCTCTTGATCCCTATCCACGCGGTCCGGACGCCGAAAAAATCGCCAAGCAACAGGGGCTGAAAAGCGAAGAAGAAGCGGGCCCATTCGGGGCACTGTCAGCGCTTAAAGATAAGCTGGGCTAA
- a CDS encoding ubiquinol-cytochrome C chaperone family protein: protein MSILKRLFSNENPNIIMQPLYAAIIGEGRRPFWYEEGEVPDTIDGRFDMIAAILSLVLIRLESEESTAQETTWLTELFISDMDGQLRQIGIGDMVVGKHVGRMMGALGGRMAAYRDGLGGQADLGEALTRNLYRGEAPAEQALKLVVDALRNFGDGLARTKTTNILAGEIPETSA from the coding sequence ATGTCGATCTTGAAAAGGCTTTTCTCGAATGAGAACCCCAACATTATCATGCAGCCGCTCTATGCTGCCATTATCGGGGAAGGACGGCGGCCTTTTTGGTACGAAGAAGGAGAAGTGCCGGATACCATAGATGGCCGGTTTGACATGATCGCAGCGATATTATCGCTCGTGCTGATCCGGCTGGAAAGCGAAGAAAGCACAGCGCAGGAAACAACCTGGCTCACCGAATTATTTATTTCCGATATGGATGGCCAACTGCGGCAAATTGGTATTGGTGACATGGTTGTTGGCAAGCATGTCGGACGTATGATGGGCGCTCTGGGCGGGCGCATGGCAGCCTATCGAGACGGGCTTGGCGGCCAAGCTGATCTTGGCGAGGCACTGACGCGCAATTTATATCGCGGAGAGGCACCCGCCGAGCAAGCGCTGAAACTTGTTGTTGATGCGCTGCGAAATTTTGGCGATGGTCTTGCCAGGACAAAAACCACAAATATTCTCGCCGGAGAAATTCCGGAGACCTCGGCATGA
- a CDS encoding outer membrane protein assembly factor BamE — protein MTSTLRMGFAVTGLIAASLIVSGCTRVRGHQGYISDSVLMSAVQPGLDNRQSVEASLGRPTFTGQFDENTWYYVSRSTHQYAFNSPTPKEQEVMRITFDPAGNVTAVDRTGLELVASINPDGDKTPTLGRNRSFFQELFGNIGAVGAPGTGTQRGNDPTQP, from the coding sequence ATGACCAGCACGTTGAGAATGGGTTTTGCTGTTACCGGCCTGATTGCCGCAAGCTTGATAGTTTCCGGCTGTACGCGGGTGCGCGGGCATCAGGGCTATATTTCCGACAGTGTGTTAATGTCTGCGGTGCAACCAGGCCTCGATAATCGTCAGTCGGTTGAGGCCTCTCTCGGAAGGCCCACTTTCACTGGACAATTTGATGAAAATACCTGGTATTATGTCTCACGCAGTACCCATCAATATGCGTTTAACTCTCCCACGCCCAAAGAGCAGGAGGTCATGCGGATTACATTTGACCCCGCTGGCAATGTGACAGCCGTTGACAGAACTGGACTTGAACTGGTCGCCAGCATCAACCCTGATGGCGATAAGACGCCAACGCTGGGCCGCAACCGCAGCTTCTTTCAAGAGCTGTTTGGCAACATCGGTGCGGTGGGTGCTCCTGGTACAGGCACCCAGAGAGGAAACGATCCTACACAGCCATAG